A stretch of Ranitomeya variabilis isolate aRanVar5 chromosome 3, aRanVar5.hap1, whole genome shotgun sequence DNA encodes these proteins:
- the POU4F1 gene encoding POU domain, class 4, transcription factor 1 produces the protein MMSMNSKQPHFAMHPSLPEHKYTSLHSSSEAIRRACLATPPLQNNIFASLDETLLARAEALAAVDMAVSQGKSHPFKPDATYHTMSSVQCQSNGSVPLGHHHHHHHHHHHQALEPGDLLDHVTSPSLALMTSGGHDGVGAGGGVGGGGGGGGGNGGLISASAHPHSHMHGLSHLSHQAAMNMTSALQHQGLVAGAHHGPGGQVASAVGAAVGLASICDSETDPRELEAFAERFKQRRIKLGVTQADVGSALANLKIPGVGSLSQSTICRFESLTLSHNNMIALKPILQAWLEEAEGAQREKMNKPELFNGGEKKRKRTSIAAPEKRSLEAYFAVQPRPSSEKIAAIAEKLDLKKNVVRVWFCNQRQKQKRMKFSANY, from the exons ATGATGTCCATGAACAGCAAGCAGCCGCACTTTGCCATGCACCCGAGCTTACCTGAGCACAAGTACACCTCCCTGCACTCCAGCTCCGAAGCAATAAGAAGGGCATGCCTGGCCACCCCGCCG CTGCAGAACAACATCTTCGCCAGCCTCGATGAGACCCTCCTGGCCCGGGCCGAAGCCCTGGCCGCCGTGGATATGGCAGTATCTCAGGGCAAGAGCCACCCATTCAAGCCTGATGCCACCTACCATACTATGAGCAGCGTGCAATGCCAGTCCAATGGTTCCGTGCCGCTcggccaccaccatcaccaccaccaccatcatcaccaccagGCGCTGGAGCCCGGAGACCTGCTGGACCATGTCACCTCGCCGTCCCTAGCCCTAATGACCTCTGGTGGACATGATGGGGTCGGGGCTGGTGGAGGTGTTGGAGGGGGAGGCGGTGGCGGCGGAGGTAATGGGGGCTTAATTTCGGCTTCGGCCCATCCACACAGCCACATGCATGGCCTGAGCCACCTCTCCCACCAGGCGGCAATGAACATGACCTCAGCCCTGCAGCACCAGGGGCTGGTGGCCGGGGCTCATCATGGACCAGGTGGGCAGGTGGCCTCTGCAGTGGGGGCAGCAGTTGGACTGGCCTCTATATGTGACTCGGAGACCGACCCCCGGGAGCTGGAAGCCTTTGCAGAGCGGTTTAAGCAGCGGAGAATCAAGCTGGGGGTGACCCAGGCGGATGTGGGCTCTGCTCTGGCCAACCTGAAGATCCCCGGGGTGGGCTCCCTCAGCCAGAGCACCATCTGCAGGTTCGAGTCCCTCACCCTGTCCCACAACAACATGATCGCCCTGAAGCCCATCCTGCAAGCCTGGCTGGAGGAGGCCGAGGGGGCCCAGAGGGAAAAAATGAACAAGCCCGAACTGTTTAATGGGGGGGAAAAGAAACGCAAGAGGACTTCCATAGCTGCCCCAGAGAAGAGGTCCCTGGAAGCGTACTTCGCTGTCCAGCCGAGACCCTCCTCAGAGAAGATCGCTGCCATCGCCGAAAAACTGGACCTCAAAAAGAATGTGGTGCGGGTCTGGTTCTGTAATCAGAGACAAAAGCAGAAAAGAATGAAATTCTCGGCCAATTACTAA